A single region of the Eleginops maclovinus isolate JMC-PN-2008 ecotype Puerto Natales chromosome 4, JC_Emac_rtc_rv5, whole genome shotgun sequence genome encodes:
- the myo1ea gene encoding unconventional myosin-Ie isoform X1 encodes MGSRGHYRYHWQSHNVKHSGVDDMVLLSKINEDAIVDNLKKRYMDDYIFTYIGPVLISVNPFKQMPYFGDKEVEMYQGAAQYENPPHIYALADNMYRNMMIDSENQCVIISGESGAGKTVAAKYIMGYISKVSGGGSKVQHVKDIILQSNPLLEAFGNAKTVRNNNSSRFGKYFEIQFSSGGEPDGGKISNFLLEKSRVVMRNPGERSFHIFYQLIEGATAEQKGTLGITSLDYYTYLNQSGSYKVDDINDKSDFQETTHAMDVIGISAENSSMVLQIVAGVLHLGNITFKEAGNYAAVESEEFLAFPAFLLGIDQNRLKEKLTSRKMDSKWGNAIESIDVTLNVEQACYTRDALSKALHSRVFDFLVESINKAMVKDHKDYNIGVLDIYGFEIFQKNGFEQFCINFVNEKLQQIFIELTLKAEQEEYVQEGIKWSQIEYFNNKIVCDLIESKSPPGIMCILDDVCATMHAVGEGADQTMLQKLRMQINTHEHFNSWNQGFIIHHYAGKVSYDAEGFCERNRDVLFNDLIELMQSSEIAFIRALFPENLNAEKKGRPTTAGSKIKKQANDLVSTLMKCTPHYIRCIKPNETKKPRDWEESRVKHQVEYLGLKENIRVRRAGYAYRRVFKKFLNRYAILTKESWPTWQGDEKQGVLHLLRSVNMDQDQFQLGRTKIFIKAPESLFLLEETRERKFDGYARTIQKAWRKYMARKKYVQMREEASDLLLNRKERRRHSLNRNFVGDYIGMDDRPELRQFLGKREKIDFADKVTKYDRRFKDIKRDLILTPKSVYLIGREKVKQGPEKGQVMEVMKRQIDVEKILAVSLSTMQDDFMILHEQEYDSLLDCVFKTEFISLLSRRFEEKTQRKLPLKFSNTLELKLKKENWGFLSGGGSRQVLFVVGQGDMPVLKPTSKSLQVSIGPGLPKNTRPTRKTFSQVRSTASRAHQHIPSRAAPGPPVAHQNGGHKNSNHAANQRNAQHHSQRHPAPGNPTRPFLPSNGSQLKERGGSRQQPNLDCLKVPDQGAAGNGDRRPTSNGVIAHRPSASRPAPGGGRPKPAPKPKPQVPQCKALYAYDAQDTDELSFNADDLIDLIKEDASGWWIGRLRGKQGLFPNNYVTKV; translated from the exons GGGAGCCGGGGGCACTACCGGTACCACTGGCAGAGCCACAATGTCAAACACAGTGGAGTGGATGACATGGTGCTGCTCAGCAAGATCAATGAGGACGCCATCGTGGACAACCTCAAGAAGAGATACATGGATGACTACATCTTT ACATATATTGGTCCCGTGCTCATCTCCGTCAACCCTTTCAAGCAGATGCCATATTTTGGAGACAAAGAAGTTGAGATGTATCAAGGCGCA GCTCAGTATGAGAACCCGCCTCACATCTACGCCCTGGCAGATAACATGTACAGAAACATGATGATTGACAGCGAGAACCAATGCGTTATCATCAG tggAGAGAGCGGTGCAGGAAAGACCGTGGCAGCCAAATATATCATGGGCTACATCTCCAAAGTGTCAGGCGGTGGATCCAAAGTACAG CACGTCAAAGACATCATCCTGCAGTCCAACCCGCTGCTAGAGGCCTTTGGCAATGCCAAGACCGTTAGGAACAACAACTCCAGCAGATTT GGGAAATACTTTGAGATCCAGTTCAGTTCCGGTGGCGAGCCAGACGGGGGGAAAATCTCCAACTTTCTCCTGGAGAAGTCACGTGTCGTCATGAGGAATCCAGGAGAGAGGAGTTTCCATATATTCTATCAG TTGATAGAAGGAGCCACTGCTGAGCAGAAAGGCACCCTGGGAATCACAAGCCTAGATTACTACACTTACCTCAATCAGTCCGGTTCCTACAAAGTGGACGACATCAATGACAAGAGCGACTTCCAGGAGACAACG CATGCGATGGATGTGATTGGCATCTCAGCGGAGAACAGCTCCATGGTGCTTCAGATTGTGGCTGGAGTCCTGCACCTGGGAAATATCACTTTCAAGGAGGCAGGAAACTACGCTGCTGTGGAGAGTGAAGAGT TTCTAGCCTTTCCTGCATTTCTGCTTGGGATTGACCAGAACCGTCTGAAGGAGAAACTAACCAGCCGGAAGATGGACAGCAAGTGGGGAAATGCAATAGAGTCCATTGACGTGACGCTGAACGTGGAGCAGGCGTGCTACACACGGGACGCCCTCTCCAAAGCACTGCATTCACGGGTGTTTGACTTCCTGGTCGAG TCGATCAACAAAGCCATGGTGAAAGATCATAAGGACTATAACATCGGAGTGTTGGACATCTATGGATTCGAAATCTTCCAG AAAAATGGCTTTGAACAGTTCTGCATCAACTTTGTGAATGAGAAACTGCAGCAGATATTCATTGAGCTGACACTCAAAGCAGAGCAG GAGGAGTACGTGCAGGAGGGCATCAAATGGTCTCAGATTGAGTACTTCAACAACAAGATCGTCTGTGATCTCATCGAGAGCAAA AGTCCCCCTGGCATCATGTGCATCCTGGATGATGTGTGCGCCACCATGCATGCGGTGGGCGAGGGAGCCGACCAGACCATGCTGCAGAAGCTCCGAATGCAGATCAACACACATGAACACTTCAACAGCTGGAACCAGGGCTTCATCATCCACCACTACGCTGGCAAG GTGTCCTATGATGCTGAGGGTTTCTGCGAGAGGAACCGAGACGTCCTTTTTAATGACCTCATTGAACTGATGCAGAGCAGCGAAAT AGCCTTCATCAGAGCACTGTTTCCAGAAAACCTCAATGCTGAAAAGAAGGGTCGACCCACAACTGCAGGCAGCaaaataaag aaacaagCCAATGATTTGGTGAGCACACTGATGAAATGTACTCCACACTACATCCGCTGCATCAAACCAAATGAAACCAAGAAGCCCAGAGACTGGGAAGAGAGCCG gGTAAAGCACCAAGTGGAGTATCTAGGTCTGAAGGAGAACATCAGGGTGAGGCGTGCTGGCTACGCCTACCGCAGAGTCTTCAAGAAGTTCCTCAACAG GTACGCCATCCTGACCAAAGAATCCTGGCCGACGTGGCAAGGAGACGAGAAACAAGGCGTCCTTCACCTCCTACGGTCTGTCAACATGGACCAGGATCAGTTCCAGCTTGGTCGCACCAAGATCTTCATTAAGGCCCCAGAGTCG CTCTTTCTGCTGGAGGAGACAAGGGAGCGCAAGTTTGACGGCTACGCCAGGACCATCCAGAAGGCCTGGAGGAAGTACATGGCCCGGAAGAAGTACGTCCAGATGAGGGAAGAAG CTTCTGACCTGCTGCTGAACCGAAAGGAGAGGCGGCGACACAGCCTCAACAGAAACTTTGTAGGCGATTACATCGGTATGGACGACAGGCCCGAGCTCCGGCAGTTCCTtgggaagagagaaaagatCGACTTTGCAGACAAAGTCACAAAATATGACCGGCGCTTCAAG gatattaagagggaCTTGATCCTGACGCCAAAGTCTGTGTACCTGATTGGAAGAGAAAAGGTGAAACAGGGTCCAGAAAAAGGACAGGTGATGGAGGTGATGAAGAGGCAGATTGATGTGGAGAAGATCCTGGCAGTGTCTCTCAG CACAATGCAGGATGATTTCATGATCCTGCACGAGCAGGAGTACGACAGCCTGCTGGATTGTGTCTTCAAGACCGAGTTCATCAGCTTACTGTCACGCAGGTTTGAGGAGAAAACCCAAAGGAAGCTACCACTCAAGTTTAGTAACAC ACTGGAGCTGAAGTTGAAGAAGGAGAACTGGGGCTTCTTGAGCGGTGGCGGCTCCCGGCAGGTCTTGTTTGTCGTGGGTCAGGGAGACATGCCTGTCCTTAAGCCTACGAGCAAATCTCTGCAGGTCAGCATCGGCCCAGGGCTTCCAAAGAACACAC GCCCCACCAGGAAGACCTTCTCTCAGGTTCGCTCCACTGCATCCAGAGCTCACCAGCACATCCCCTCGAGGGCCGCCCCGGGGCCTCCAG TTGCTCACCAGAATGGTGGCCATAAAAACAGTAACcatgcagccaatcagaggaaCGCGCAGCACCACAGCCAGCGGCATCCTGCGCCCGGCAACCCAACACGGCCCTTCCTGCCCAGCAACGGCAGCCAGCTGAAGGAGCGAGGCGGCAGCCGGCAGCAGCCCAACCTGGACTGTCTGAAAGTCCCCGATCAAGGAGCTGCAGG CAATGGAGACAGACGACCAACTTCCAATGGAGTAAT AGCCCACAGACCGTCAGCCAGCAGGCCTGCGCCGGGGGGAGGAAGGCCCAAACCTGCACCCAAACCCAAACCGCAGGTGCCTCAGTGCAAAGCTCTGTACGCCTACGACGCTCAGGACACAGACGAGCTCAGCTTCAACGCTGACGACCTCATCGACCTCATCAAAGAGG
- the myo1ea gene encoding unconventional myosin-Ie isoform X2 produces the protein MGSRGHYRYHWQSHNVKHSGVDDMVLLSKINEDAIVDNLKKRYMDDYIFTYIGPVLISVNPFKQMPYFGDKEVEMYQGAAQYENPPHIYALADNMYRNMMIDSENQCVIISGESGAGKTVAAKYIMGYISKVSGGGSKVQHVKDIILQSNPLLEAFGNAKTVRNNNSSRFGKYFEIQFSSGGEPDGGKISNFLLEKSRVVMRNPGERSFHIFYQLIEGATAEQKGTLGITSLDYYTYLNQSGSYKVDDINDKSDFQETTHAMDVIGISAENSSMVLQIVAGVLHLGNITFKEAGNYAAVESEEFLAFPAFLLGIDQNRLKEKLTSRKMDSKWGNAIESIDVTLNVEQACYTRDALSKALHSRVFDFLVESINKAMVKDHKDYNIGVLDIYGFEIFQKNGFEQFCINFVNEKLQQIFIELTLKAEQEEYVQEGIKWSQIEYFNNKIVCDLIESKSPPGIMCILDDVCATMHAVGEGADQTMLQKLRMQINTHEHFNSWNQGFIIHHYAGKVSYDAEGFCERNRDVLFNDLIELMQSSEIAFIRALFPENLNAEKKGRPTTAGSKIKKQANDLVSTLMKCTPHYIRCIKPNETKKPRDWEESRVKHQVEYLGLKENIRVRRAGYAYRRVFKKFLNRYAILTKESWPTWQGDEKQGVLHLLRSVNMDQDQFQLGRTKIFIKAPESLFLLEETRERKFDGYARTIQKAWRKYMARKKYVQMREEASDLLLNRKERRRHSLNRNFVGDYIGMDDRPELRQFLGKREKIDFADKVTKYDRRFKDIKRDLILTPKSVYLIGREKVKQGPEKGQVMEVMKRQIDVEKILAVSLSTMQDDFMILHEQEYDSLLDCVFKTEFISLLSRRFEEKTQRKLPLKFSNTLELKLKKENWGFLSGGGSRQVLFVVGQGDMPVLKPTSKSLQVSIGPGLPKNTRPTRKTFSQVRSTASRAHQHIPSRAAPGPPVAHQNGGHKNSNHAANQRNAQHHSQRHPAPGNPTRPFLPSNGSQLKERGGSRQQPNLDCLKVPDQGAAGAHRPSASRPAPGGGRPKPAPKPKPQVPQCKALYAYDAQDTDELSFNADDLIDLIKEDASGWWIGRLRGKQGLFPNNYVTKV, from the exons GGGAGCCGGGGGCACTACCGGTACCACTGGCAGAGCCACAATGTCAAACACAGTGGAGTGGATGACATGGTGCTGCTCAGCAAGATCAATGAGGACGCCATCGTGGACAACCTCAAGAAGAGATACATGGATGACTACATCTTT ACATATATTGGTCCCGTGCTCATCTCCGTCAACCCTTTCAAGCAGATGCCATATTTTGGAGACAAAGAAGTTGAGATGTATCAAGGCGCA GCTCAGTATGAGAACCCGCCTCACATCTACGCCCTGGCAGATAACATGTACAGAAACATGATGATTGACAGCGAGAACCAATGCGTTATCATCAG tggAGAGAGCGGTGCAGGAAAGACCGTGGCAGCCAAATATATCATGGGCTACATCTCCAAAGTGTCAGGCGGTGGATCCAAAGTACAG CACGTCAAAGACATCATCCTGCAGTCCAACCCGCTGCTAGAGGCCTTTGGCAATGCCAAGACCGTTAGGAACAACAACTCCAGCAGATTT GGGAAATACTTTGAGATCCAGTTCAGTTCCGGTGGCGAGCCAGACGGGGGGAAAATCTCCAACTTTCTCCTGGAGAAGTCACGTGTCGTCATGAGGAATCCAGGAGAGAGGAGTTTCCATATATTCTATCAG TTGATAGAAGGAGCCACTGCTGAGCAGAAAGGCACCCTGGGAATCACAAGCCTAGATTACTACACTTACCTCAATCAGTCCGGTTCCTACAAAGTGGACGACATCAATGACAAGAGCGACTTCCAGGAGACAACG CATGCGATGGATGTGATTGGCATCTCAGCGGAGAACAGCTCCATGGTGCTTCAGATTGTGGCTGGAGTCCTGCACCTGGGAAATATCACTTTCAAGGAGGCAGGAAACTACGCTGCTGTGGAGAGTGAAGAGT TTCTAGCCTTTCCTGCATTTCTGCTTGGGATTGACCAGAACCGTCTGAAGGAGAAACTAACCAGCCGGAAGATGGACAGCAAGTGGGGAAATGCAATAGAGTCCATTGACGTGACGCTGAACGTGGAGCAGGCGTGCTACACACGGGACGCCCTCTCCAAAGCACTGCATTCACGGGTGTTTGACTTCCTGGTCGAG TCGATCAACAAAGCCATGGTGAAAGATCATAAGGACTATAACATCGGAGTGTTGGACATCTATGGATTCGAAATCTTCCAG AAAAATGGCTTTGAACAGTTCTGCATCAACTTTGTGAATGAGAAACTGCAGCAGATATTCATTGAGCTGACACTCAAAGCAGAGCAG GAGGAGTACGTGCAGGAGGGCATCAAATGGTCTCAGATTGAGTACTTCAACAACAAGATCGTCTGTGATCTCATCGAGAGCAAA AGTCCCCCTGGCATCATGTGCATCCTGGATGATGTGTGCGCCACCATGCATGCGGTGGGCGAGGGAGCCGACCAGACCATGCTGCAGAAGCTCCGAATGCAGATCAACACACATGAACACTTCAACAGCTGGAACCAGGGCTTCATCATCCACCACTACGCTGGCAAG GTGTCCTATGATGCTGAGGGTTTCTGCGAGAGGAACCGAGACGTCCTTTTTAATGACCTCATTGAACTGATGCAGAGCAGCGAAAT AGCCTTCATCAGAGCACTGTTTCCAGAAAACCTCAATGCTGAAAAGAAGGGTCGACCCACAACTGCAGGCAGCaaaataaag aaacaagCCAATGATTTGGTGAGCACACTGATGAAATGTACTCCACACTACATCCGCTGCATCAAACCAAATGAAACCAAGAAGCCCAGAGACTGGGAAGAGAGCCG gGTAAAGCACCAAGTGGAGTATCTAGGTCTGAAGGAGAACATCAGGGTGAGGCGTGCTGGCTACGCCTACCGCAGAGTCTTCAAGAAGTTCCTCAACAG GTACGCCATCCTGACCAAAGAATCCTGGCCGACGTGGCAAGGAGACGAGAAACAAGGCGTCCTTCACCTCCTACGGTCTGTCAACATGGACCAGGATCAGTTCCAGCTTGGTCGCACCAAGATCTTCATTAAGGCCCCAGAGTCG CTCTTTCTGCTGGAGGAGACAAGGGAGCGCAAGTTTGACGGCTACGCCAGGACCATCCAGAAGGCCTGGAGGAAGTACATGGCCCGGAAGAAGTACGTCCAGATGAGGGAAGAAG CTTCTGACCTGCTGCTGAACCGAAAGGAGAGGCGGCGACACAGCCTCAACAGAAACTTTGTAGGCGATTACATCGGTATGGACGACAGGCCCGAGCTCCGGCAGTTCCTtgggaagagagaaaagatCGACTTTGCAGACAAAGTCACAAAATATGACCGGCGCTTCAAG gatattaagagggaCTTGATCCTGACGCCAAAGTCTGTGTACCTGATTGGAAGAGAAAAGGTGAAACAGGGTCCAGAAAAAGGACAGGTGATGGAGGTGATGAAGAGGCAGATTGATGTGGAGAAGATCCTGGCAGTGTCTCTCAG CACAATGCAGGATGATTTCATGATCCTGCACGAGCAGGAGTACGACAGCCTGCTGGATTGTGTCTTCAAGACCGAGTTCATCAGCTTACTGTCACGCAGGTTTGAGGAGAAAACCCAAAGGAAGCTACCACTCAAGTTTAGTAACAC ACTGGAGCTGAAGTTGAAGAAGGAGAACTGGGGCTTCTTGAGCGGTGGCGGCTCCCGGCAGGTCTTGTTTGTCGTGGGTCAGGGAGACATGCCTGTCCTTAAGCCTACGAGCAAATCTCTGCAGGTCAGCATCGGCCCAGGGCTTCCAAAGAACACAC GCCCCACCAGGAAGACCTTCTCTCAGGTTCGCTCCACTGCATCCAGAGCTCACCAGCACATCCCCTCGAGGGCCGCCCCGGGGCCTCCAG TTGCTCACCAGAATGGTGGCCATAAAAACAGTAACcatgcagccaatcagaggaaCGCGCAGCACCACAGCCAGCGGCATCCTGCGCCCGGCAACCCAACACGGCCCTTCCTGCCCAGCAACGGCAGCCAGCTGAAGGAGCGAGGCGGCAGCCGGCAGCAGCCCAACCTGGACTGTCTGAAAGTCCCCGATCAAGGAGCTGCAGG AGCCCACAGACCGTCAGCCAGCAGGCCTGCGCCGGGGGGAGGAAGGCCCAAACCTGCACCCAAACCCAAACCGCAGGTGCCTCAGTGCAAAGCTCTGTACGCCTACGACGCTCAGGACACAGACGAGCTCAGCTTCAACGCTGACGACCTCATCGACCTCATCAAAGAGG